The genomic interval TCATTTGGCATAATATGTACATATCTCTCCTTTGCTTTACTGTATCTGTCATTTTATACTTAAGTAAGACGGTAACTGCATTAGTTGCTTCGAACACTTAAAAAGTTCTTGAACCATGCAGACAGTAAAATCATTTCTTGAAGAAACTCTTGTAGCAATTCCAGACTCGGTCTTGGATTCATCATTTGTGAAGTCACCGCCTGGTCGTGGAGATCTTTTTGCTAACATTGGTAGTTTATTGCCTCCACCATATAGAACAAGAGATGAGGATGCTGTGTAAAACTATTAGTTATCTGTTATATGCAAATAACTTAAAATGTAATCCATTATATGAAGAAAGTTGAAGTAACAAAATTAGAAGATTACTGTTCTTTTTGGCTTGTTTTTACGGTTAATTTTGGCCAAATTAGTATTGAGTTATTATCTTTTGAGAAGAATATTGGGTGGCTTAAATTACTCTATTTATCAGATAAGCCTGACCCCACCTCCATAAAAAAGAAACAGAAATGATAAAGTacaatcttattttttaaatcctTTCAAATTACATCTCTTTGAAGCATCTCCACATACCCCCCAGGACCTCTAGGTTAAACTTTTATCAACTATTCCACGTGGCAATAATTTATTGGTCATTTCATGAATGAGATAAGATATTGTATGGTCCTACCACAAGAGGTCattttttgtatgattttcATTCCATATATTCATTCTTCCATCCAACCCCTTGCACCATTGTATCAAAGGAAAAACTAGTTGAGAATTAGCATCAAATTGTAGAAATGGCATCCATCACCATGACATCCTCAATCCTTGGCTTCCCGGCCGTTAACAATCGGTCAGCTGTTGCAATGCCAAGGAGGCTCGTTGTCAGTGCTGTCAGAGCTGTTGAAGGGAAAAACAGTGTCAGCTATGACAATGACAAAGAGGGCAGCAATGGAAGGAGAGATTTGATGTTTGCTGCTGCAGCTGCTGCTGTTTGCTCTGTTGCTGGGGTTGCAATGGCTGATGATGAACCAAAAAGAGGTACCCCAGAAGCCAAGAAAAAGTATGCGGTTGTTTGTGTTACTAATCCTACGGCTAAGATTTGTCGCTATTGAGGGTTTTTGTTTACTTTTCTTGATTGGAAATGTACAATGGGGTTGTGGTGTTTTGATTTCATTTAATCTCTGTATTAGTTGTTCATAAAAGCATCAACTTTGCCTTATCTCTATGGTCTCCTCAGTTTAATTCTCAACCAAggaattaattaatcaaattaaaatatataaactttttaGAATCTGTCTTTCGTTCTTTTTTCCCTTTTCTTGCTAGCTTaagaaaaatgatttgaaaatataaacttATGCAGATTTAACGAGAagcaattcaaaattttaaaaaacatgtatGTCCATCTAGTCAACTTGCTCTCAACAACGCAGCGCAGTACGGCCATGGCTAAAGTAGACTAGATCGATGAATATTAGGAGTATGTTTGATTGAGTCTAGTATTTGTGAGAGATTCCTATTTAGTCTTTTAAGTAAACCGTTTCTTCTATGATTAACAGTTGTAT from Cicer arietinum cultivar CDC Frontier isolate Library 1 chromosome 5, Cicar.CDCFrontier_v2.0, whole genome shotgun sequence carries:
- the LOC101512313 gene encoding photosystem II 5 kDa protein, chloroplastic-like, yielding MASITMTSSILGFPAVNNRSAVAMPRRLVVSAVRAVEGKNSVSYDNDKEGSNGRRDLMFAAAAAAVCSVAGVAMADDEPKRGTPEAKKKYAVVCVTNPTAKICRY